The following proteins come from a genomic window of Canis aureus isolate CA01 chromosome 3, VMU_Caureus_v.1.0, whole genome shotgun sequence:
- the LRRC36 gene encoding leucine-rich repeat-containing protein 36 isoform X5: MAEQWDLDEEGVRRLGALTLEQPELVESLSLQGSYAGKIHSIGDAFRNFKNLRSLDLSRNLITSLKGIQYLCSLQELNLYYNNIPSLVEVSRLQPLPFLKELDLRLNPVVRKDTDYRLFAVYTLQTLEKLDDRAVRESERKAAKLHFSQLGNSENFLLEVEKSSREKTMKNCVTDESSTSKINANVDNRIETDSNKGLFIPFPNREIKDSLTSTSATQDNAIPDQKLDTFPLGTQEVARREIPSDNHQEDEFRRYSSRQSTVRSPEKMTREGYRLSFLDNKSSGSSPEKDLILKPDTYQLTHDVSLGKRLDVGDSSQIHPYQLPSDVCLENYDSHYSQNLCLHGSLGKRPQRSKNYREYSIKPSNDTKATTSHSCGDLLTSLSNPDSSTGRLLKLSSDLYATTHFNSDPALLVNAEQQLSTSVSDLTPAHGSFPNNPALGDSLRTLLLPTGTSEHRESLTKRSLSPSRRGFKRKDNILAALNPKIGFRDATGSEWCHSHPEDMSKTFRRREMELKEAGHVVPNDMESLKQKLVRVLEENLILSEKIQQLEEGAATLVVSGHQSHTYDDLLRKNQQLNMQVACLNQELAQLKKLEETVALLHESQRSLVVTNEYLLQQLNKEQKGYSGKALLPPEKSHHSGRSSPFGKSTLTSSSPVAHDTGSCRSCQRKRQVERLHTYLLP, from the exons GGTATCCAGTATTTATGTTCACTCCAAGAGCTGAATTTATATTATAACAACATTCCTTCATTAGTGGAGGTGTCCCGCCTACAGCCTTTACCCTTCCTCAAAGAATTAGATTTGAGACTCAATCCTGTTGTCAGGAAAGATACAGATTATAGGCTCTTTGCTGTGTACACGCTACAAACTCTGGAGAAACTGG ATGACCGAGCTGTGcgagaaagtgagagaaaagcTGCCAAGCTGCATTTTAGTCAGTTGGGCAAcagtgaaaattttcttttagaggTGGAAAAAAG CTCTAGGGAGAAGACAATGAAAAACTGTGTGACAGACGAGAGCTCTACATCAAAAATCAATGCCAATGTTGATAACAGAATTGAAACTG ACTCAAACAAAGGACTTTTTATTCCCTTCCCTAACCGGGAAATAAAGGATTCCCTAACAAGTACTTCTGCAACCCAGGACAATGCTATACCAGATCAGAAATTAGACACTTTCCCACTGGGAACACAG GAAGTGGCAAGAAGGGAGATCCCAAGTGACAATCACCAGgaagatg AATTCAGACGCTACTCTTCTCGTCAGTCCACAGTCCGATCCCCAGAGAAGATGACTAGAGAAGGGTACCGACTGTCTTTTTTGGACAATAAGTCTTCAGGTTCTTCTCCAGAAAAGGACTTGATACTAAAACCCGATACTTATCAGCTTACCCATGATGTCTCATTGGGTAAACGTCTGGATGTGGGTGATTCTAGCCAGATCCATCCCTATCAGTTACCTTCAGATGTTTGTCTAGAAAATTATGATAGTCATTATTCTCAAAATCTATGCCTGCACGGAAGTCTTGGTAAAAGGCCTCAGAGAAGCAAGAATTACAGAGAATATAGCATAAAGCCTTCAAATGACACGAAGGCCACCACATCCCATTCCTGTGGAGACTTACTGACTTCTCTGTCAAATCCTGACTCCAGCACTGGAAGGCTTTTGAAGCTTAGTTCAG ATCTGTATGCCACAACCCATTTCAACAGTGACCCTGCTCTGCTGGTCAATGCAGAGCAACAATTATCTACCAGTGTCAGTGATTTGACACCAGCACATGGTTCTTTCCCAAACAACCCTGCCCTGGGAGACTCTCTACGGACACTGCTGTTGCCTACTGGGACCTCAGAACATAGAGAGAGTTTGACCAAGAGATCATTAAGTCCATCGAGGAGAGGATTCAAACGGAAGGACAATATACTTGCTGCCCTGAATCCAAAGATTGGTTTCAGAGATGCTACAGGGAGCGAG TGGTGTCACTCACATCCTGAAGACATGTCAAAGACCTTCCGGAGAAGAGAGATGGAATTGAAGGAGGCTGGGCATGTGGTCCCCAATGACATG GAAAGCTTGAAGCAAAAACTGGTCAGAGTGCTAGAAGAAAACCTCATTTTGTCAGAAAAAATCCAACAGTTGGAGGAAGGTGCTGCCACCTTGGTGGTGAGTGGGCACCAGTCACACACTTACG ACGATCTTCTGCGCAAAAACCAGCAATTGAACATGCAAGTGGCTTGCCTGAATCAGGAACTTGCCCAGCTGAAAAAGCTGGAGGAGACAGTGGCCCTTCTCCATGAAAGTCAGAG ATCCCTGGTGGTAACTAATGAGTATTTGCTGCAGCAGCTGAATAAAGAGCAAAAAGGTTATTCTGGGAAAGCACTCTTGCCTCCTGAGAAGAGTCATCATTCGGGGAGATCATCACCCTTTGGGAAAAGCACACTGACTTCCTCCTCACCAGTAGCACATGACACGG GGTCTTGTCGGTCttgtcagagaaagagacaggtgGAAAGATTACACACTTATTTGCTCCCCTGA
- the LRRC36 gene encoding leucine-rich repeat-containing protein 36 isoform X3 yields the protein MAEQWDLDEEGVRRLGALTLEQPELVESLSLQGSYAGKIHSIGDAFRNFKNLRSLDLSRNLITSLKGIQYLCSLQELNLYYNNIPSLVEVSRLQPLPFLKELDLRLNPVVRKDTDYRLFAVYTLQTLEKLDDRAVRESERKAAKLHFSQLGNSENFLLEVEKSSREKTMKNCVTDESSTSKINANVDNRIETDSNKGLFIPFPNREIKDSLTSTSATQDNAIPDQKLDTFPLGTQEVARREIPSDNHQEDEFRRYSSRQSTVRSPEKMTREGYRLSFLDNKSSGSSPEKDLILKPDTYQLTHDVSLGKRLDVGDSSQIHPYQLPSDVCLENYDSHYSQNLCLHGSLGKRPQRSKNYREYSIKPSNDTKATTSHSCGDLLTSLSNPDSSTGRLLKLSSDLYATTHFNSDPALLVNAEQQLSTSVSDLTPAHGSFPNNPALGDSLRTLLLPTGTSEHRESLTKRSLSPSRRGFKRKDNILAALNPKIGFRDATGSEPLSSDLGSLHGLPGNHSPPISARTSHVATVLRQLLELVDKHWNGSGSLLLNKKFLGPARDLLLTLVVPAPSQQWCHSHPEDMSKTFRRREMELKEAGHVVPNDMESLKQKLVRVLEENLILSEKIQQLEEGAATLVVSGHQSHTYDDLLRKNQQLNMQVACLNQELAQLKKLEETVALLHESQRSLVVTNEYLLQQLNKEQKGYSGKALLPPEKSHHSGRSSPFGKSTLTSSSPVAHDTGYGLG from the exons GGTATCCAGTATTTATGTTCACTCCAAGAGCTGAATTTATATTATAACAACATTCCTTCATTAGTGGAGGTGTCCCGCCTACAGCCTTTACCCTTCCTCAAAGAATTAGATTTGAGACTCAATCCTGTTGTCAGGAAAGATACAGATTATAGGCTCTTTGCTGTGTACACGCTACAAACTCTGGAGAAACTGG ATGACCGAGCTGTGcgagaaagtgagagaaaagcTGCCAAGCTGCATTTTAGTCAGTTGGGCAAcagtgaaaattttcttttagaggTGGAAAAAAG CTCTAGGGAGAAGACAATGAAAAACTGTGTGACAGACGAGAGCTCTACATCAAAAATCAATGCCAATGTTGATAACAGAATTGAAACTG ACTCAAACAAAGGACTTTTTATTCCCTTCCCTAACCGGGAAATAAAGGATTCCCTAACAAGTACTTCTGCAACCCAGGACAATGCTATACCAGATCAGAAATTAGACACTTTCCCACTGGGAACACAG GAAGTGGCAAGAAGGGAGATCCCAAGTGACAATCACCAGgaagatg AATTCAGACGCTACTCTTCTCGTCAGTCCACAGTCCGATCCCCAGAGAAGATGACTAGAGAAGGGTACCGACTGTCTTTTTTGGACAATAAGTCTTCAGGTTCTTCTCCAGAAAAGGACTTGATACTAAAACCCGATACTTATCAGCTTACCCATGATGTCTCATTGGGTAAACGTCTGGATGTGGGTGATTCTAGCCAGATCCATCCCTATCAGTTACCTTCAGATGTTTGTCTAGAAAATTATGATAGTCATTATTCTCAAAATCTATGCCTGCACGGAAGTCTTGGTAAAAGGCCTCAGAGAAGCAAGAATTACAGAGAATATAGCATAAAGCCTTCAAATGACACGAAGGCCACCACATCCCATTCCTGTGGAGACTTACTGACTTCTCTGTCAAATCCTGACTCCAGCACTGGAAGGCTTTTGAAGCTTAGTTCAG ATCTGTATGCCACAACCCATTTCAACAGTGACCCTGCTCTGCTGGTCAATGCAGAGCAACAATTATCTACCAGTGTCAGTGATTTGACACCAGCACATGGTTCTTTCCCAAACAACCCTGCCCTGGGAGACTCTCTACGGACACTGCTGTTGCCTACTGGGACCTCAGAACATAGAGAGAGTTTGACCAAGAGATCATTAAGTCCATCGAGGAGAGGATTCAAACGGAAGGACAATATACTTGCTGCCCTGAATCCAAAGATTGGTTTCAGAGATGCTACAGGGAGCGAG cctCTCTCTAGTGACCTGGGCAGTTTGCATGGTTTGCCAGGAAATCACAGTCCCCCGATTTCTGCCAGAACCTCCCATGTGGCCACTGTCCTCAGACAGCTCTTGGAGCTTGTGGATAAGCACTGGAATGGCTCTGGCTCTCTCCTCCTTAACAAGAAGTTTCTCG GTCCTGCCCGAGATTTGCTTCTGACTTTGGTAGTCCCTGCTCCTTCCCAGCAGTGGTGTCACTCACATCCTGAAGACATGTCAAAGACCTTCCGGAGAAGAGAGATGGAATTGAAGGAGGCTGGGCATGTGGTCCCCAATGACATG GAAAGCTTGAAGCAAAAACTGGTCAGAGTGCTAGAAGAAAACCTCATTTTGTCAGAAAAAATCCAACAGTTGGAGGAAGGTGCTGCCACCTTGGTGGTGAGTGGGCACCAGTCACACACTTACG ACGATCTTCTGCGCAAAAACCAGCAATTGAACATGCAAGTGGCTTGCCTGAATCAGGAACTTGCCCAGCTGAAAAAGCTGGAGGAGACAGTGGCCCTTCTCCATGAAAGTCAGAG ATCCCTGGTGGTAACTAATGAGTATTTGCTGCAGCAGCTGAATAAAGAGCAAAAAGGTTATTCTGGGAAAGCACTCTTGCCTCCTGAGAAGAGTCATCATTCGGGGAGATCATCACCCTTTGGGAAAAGCACACTGACTTCCTCCTCACCAGTAGCACATGACACGG GATACGGATTAGGGTGA
- the LRRC36 gene encoding leucine-rich repeat-containing protein 36 isoform X4 — translation MAEQWDLDEEGVRRLGALTLEQPELVESLSLQGSYAGKIHSIGDAFRNFKNLRSLDLSRNLITSLKGIQYLCSLQELNLYYNNIPSLVEVSRLQPLPFLKELDLRLNPVVRKDTDYRLFAVYTLQTLEKLDDRAVRESERKAAKLHFSQLGNSENFLLEVEKSSREKTMKNCVTDESSTSKINANVDNRIETDSNKGLFIPFPNREIKDSLTSTSATQDNAIPDQKLDTFPLGTQEVARREIPSDNHQEDEFRRYSSRQSTVRSPEKMTREGYRLSFLDNKSSGSSPEKDLILKPDTYQLTHDVSLGKRLDVGDSSQIHPYQLPSDVCLENYDSHYSQNLCLHGSLGKRPQRSKNYREYSIKPSNDTKATTSHSCGDLLTSLSNPDSSTGRLLKLSSDLYATTHFNSDPALLVNAEQQLSTSVSDLTPAHGSFPNNPALGDSLRTLLLPTGTSEHRESLTKRSLSPSRRGFKRKDNILAALNPKIGFRDATGSEQWCHSHPEDMSKTFRRREMELKEAGHVVPNDMESLKQKLVRVLEENLILSEKIQQLEEGAATLVVSGHQSHTYDDLLRKNQQLNMQVACLNQELAQLKKLEETVALLHESQRSLVVTNEYLLQQLNKEQKGYSGKALLPPEKSHHSGRSSPFGKSTLTSSSPVAHDTGSCRSCQRKRQVERLHTYLLP, via the exons GGTATCCAGTATTTATGTTCACTCCAAGAGCTGAATTTATATTATAACAACATTCCTTCATTAGTGGAGGTGTCCCGCCTACAGCCTTTACCCTTCCTCAAAGAATTAGATTTGAGACTCAATCCTGTTGTCAGGAAAGATACAGATTATAGGCTCTTTGCTGTGTACACGCTACAAACTCTGGAGAAACTGG ATGACCGAGCTGTGcgagaaagtgagagaaaagcTGCCAAGCTGCATTTTAGTCAGTTGGGCAAcagtgaaaattttcttttagaggTGGAAAAAAG CTCTAGGGAGAAGACAATGAAAAACTGTGTGACAGACGAGAGCTCTACATCAAAAATCAATGCCAATGTTGATAACAGAATTGAAACTG ACTCAAACAAAGGACTTTTTATTCCCTTCCCTAACCGGGAAATAAAGGATTCCCTAACAAGTACTTCTGCAACCCAGGACAATGCTATACCAGATCAGAAATTAGACACTTTCCCACTGGGAACACAG GAAGTGGCAAGAAGGGAGATCCCAAGTGACAATCACCAGgaagatg AATTCAGACGCTACTCTTCTCGTCAGTCCACAGTCCGATCCCCAGAGAAGATGACTAGAGAAGGGTACCGACTGTCTTTTTTGGACAATAAGTCTTCAGGTTCTTCTCCAGAAAAGGACTTGATACTAAAACCCGATACTTATCAGCTTACCCATGATGTCTCATTGGGTAAACGTCTGGATGTGGGTGATTCTAGCCAGATCCATCCCTATCAGTTACCTTCAGATGTTTGTCTAGAAAATTATGATAGTCATTATTCTCAAAATCTATGCCTGCACGGAAGTCTTGGTAAAAGGCCTCAGAGAAGCAAGAATTACAGAGAATATAGCATAAAGCCTTCAAATGACACGAAGGCCACCACATCCCATTCCTGTGGAGACTTACTGACTTCTCTGTCAAATCCTGACTCCAGCACTGGAAGGCTTTTGAAGCTTAGTTCAG ATCTGTATGCCACAACCCATTTCAACAGTGACCCTGCTCTGCTGGTCAATGCAGAGCAACAATTATCTACCAGTGTCAGTGATTTGACACCAGCACATGGTTCTTTCCCAAACAACCCTGCCCTGGGAGACTCTCTACGGACACTGCTGTTGCCTACTGGGACCTCAGAACATAGAGAGAGTTTGACCAAGAGATCATTAAGTCCATCGAGGAGAGGATTCAAACGGAAGGACAATATACTTGCTGCCCTGAATCCAAAGATTGGTTTCAGAGATGCTACAGGGAGCGAG CAGTGGTGTCACTCACATCCTGAAGACATGTCAAAGACCTTCCGGAGAAGAGAGATGGAATTGAAGGAGGCTGGGCATGTGGTCCCCAATGACATG GAAAGCTTGAAGCAAAAACTGGTCAGAGTGCTAGAAGAAAACCTCATTTTGTCAGAAAAAATCCAACAGTTGGAGGAAGGTGCTGCCACCTTGGTGGTGAGTGGGCACCAGTCACACACTTACG ACGATCTTCTGCGCAAAAACCAGCAATTGAACATGCAAGTGGCTTGCCTGAATCAGGAACTTGCCCAGCTGAAAAAGCTGGAGGAGACAGTGGCCCTTCTCCATGAAAGTCAGAG ATCCCTGGTGGTAACTAATGAGTATTTGCTGCAGCAGCTGAATAAAGAGCAAAAAGGTTATTCTGGGAAAGCACTCTTGCCTCCTGAGAAGAGTCATCATTCGGGGAGATCATCACCCTTTGGGAAAAGCACACTGACTTCCTCCTCACCAGTAGCACATGACACGG GGTCTTGTCGGTCttgtcagagaaagagacaggtgGAAAGATTACACACTTATTTGCTCCCCTGA
- the LRRC36 gene encoding leucine-rich repeat-containing protein 36 isoform X1 produces the protein MAEQWDLDEEGVRRLGALTLEQPELVESLSLQGSYAGKIHSIGDAFRNFKNLRSLDLSRNLITSLKGIQYLCSLQELNLYYNNIPSLVEVSRLQPLPFLKELDLRLNPVVRKDTDYRLFAVYTLQTLEKLDDRAVRESERKAAKLHFSQLGNSENFLLEVEKSSREKTMKNCVTDESSTSKINANVDNRIETDSNKGLFIPFPNREIKDSLTSTSATQDNAIPDQKLDTFPLGTQEVARREIPSDNHQEDEFRRYSSRQSTVRSPEKMTREGYRLSFLDNKSSGSSPEKDLILKPDTYQLTHDVSLGKRLDVGDSSQIHPYQLPSDVCLENYDSHYSQNLCLHGSLGKRPQRSKNYREYSIKPSNDTKATTSHSCGDLLTSLSNPDSSTGRLLKLSSDLYATTHFNSDPALLVNAEQQLSTSVSDLTPAHGSFPNNPALGDSLRTLLLPTGTSEHRESLTKRSLSPSRRGFKRKDNILAALNPKIGFRDATGSEPLSSDLGSLHGLPGNHSPPISARTSHVATVLRQLLELVDKHWNGSGSLLLNKKFLGPARDLLLTLVVPAPSQQWCHSHPEDMSKTFRRREMELKEAGHVVPNDMESLKQKLVRVLEENLILSEKIQQLEEGAATLVVSGHQSHTYDDLLRKNQQLNMQVACLNQELAQLKKLEETVALLHESQRSLVVTNEYLLQQLNKEQKGYSGKALLPPEKSHHSGRSSPFGKSTLTSSSPVAHDTGSCRSCQRKRQVERLHTYLLP, from the exons GGTATCCAGTATTTATGTTCACTCCAAGAGCTGAATTTATATTATAACAACATTCCTTCATTAGTGGAGGTGTCCCGCCTACAGCCTTTACCCTTCCTCAAAGAATTAGATTTGAGACTCAATCCTGTTGTCAGGAAAGATACAGATTATAGGCTCTTTGCTGTGTACACGCTACAAACTCTGGAGAAACTGG ATGACCGAGCTGTGcgagaaagtgagagaaaagcTGCCAAGCTGCATTTTAGTCAGTTGGGCAAcagtgaaaattttcttttagaggTGGAAAAAAG CTCTAGGGAGAAGACAATGAAAAACTGTGTGACAGACGAGAGCTCTACATCAAAAATCAATGCCAATGTTGATAACAGAATTGAAACTG ACTCAAACAAAGGACTTTTTATTCCCTTCCCTAACCGGGAAATAAAGGATTCCCTAACAAGTACTTCTGCAACCCAGGACAATGCTATACCAGATCAGAAATTAGACACTTTCCCACTGGGAACACAG GAAGTGGCAAGAAGGGAGATCCCAAGTGACAATCACCAGgaagatg AATTCAGACGCTACTCTTCTCGTCAGTCCACAGTCCGATCCCCAGAGAAGATGACTAGAGAAGGGTACCGACTGTCTTTTTTGGACAATAAGTCTTCAGGTTCTTCTCCAGAAAAGGACTTGATACTAAAACCCGATACTTATCAGCTTACCCATGATGTCTCATTGGGTAAACGTCTGGATGTGGGTGATTCTAGCCAGATCCATCCCTATCAGTTACCTTCAGATGTTTGTCTAGAAAATTATGATAGTCATTATTCTCAAAATCTATGCCTGCACGGAAGTCTTGGTAAAAGGCCTCAGAGAAGCAAGAATTACAGAGAATATAGCATAAAGCCTTCAAATGACACGAAGGCCACCACATCCCATTCCTGTGGAGACTTACTGACTTCTCTGTCAAATCCTGACTCCAGCACTGGAAGGCTTTTGAAGCTTAGTTCAG ATCTGTATGCCACAACCCATTTCAACAGTGACCCTGCTCTGCTGGTCAATGCAGAGCAACAATTATCTACCAGTGTCAGTGATTTGACACCAGCACATGGTTCTTTCCCAAACAACCCTGCCCTGGGAGACTCTCTACGGACACTGCTGTTGCCTACTGGGACCTCAGAACATAGAGAGAGTTTGACCAAGAGATCATTAAGTCCATCGAGGAGAGGATTCAAACGGAAGGACAATATACTTGCTGCCCTGAATCCAAAGATTGGTTTCAGAGATGCTACAGGGAGCGAG cctCTCTCTAGTGACCTGGGCAGTTTGCATGGTTTGCCAGGAAATCACAGTCCCCCGATTTCTGCCAGAACCTCCCATGTGGCCACTGTCCTCAGACAGCTCTTGGAGCTTGTGGATAAGCACTGGAATGGCTCTGGCTCTCTCCTCCTTAACAAGAAGTTTCTCG GTCCTGCCCGAGATTTGCTTCTGACTTTGGTAGTCCCTGCTCCTTCCCAGCAGTGGTGTCACTCACATCCTGAAGACATGTCAAAGACCTTCCGGAGAAGAGAGATGGAATTGAAGGAGGCTGGGCATGTGGTCCCCAATGACATG GAAAGCTTGAAGCAAAAACTGGTCAGAGTGCTAGAAGAAAACCTCATTTTGTCAGAAAAAATCCAACAGTTGGAGGAAGGTGCTGCCACCTTGGTGGTGAGTGGGCACCAGTCACACACTTACG ACGATCTTCTGCGCAAAAACCAGCAATTGAACATGCAAGTGGCTTGCCTGAATCAGGAACTTGCCCAGCTGAAAAAGCTGGAGGAGACAGTGGCCCTTCTCCATGAAAGTCAGAG ATCCCTGGTGGTAACTAATGAGTATTTGCTGCAGCAGCTGAATAAAGAGCAAAAAGGTTATTCTGGGAAAGCACTCTTGCCTCCTGAGAAGAGTCATCATTCGGGGAGATCATCACCCTTTGGGAAAAGCACACTGACTTCCTCCTCACCAGTAGCACATGACACGG GGTCTTGTCGGTCttgtcagagaaagagacaggtgGAAAGATTACACACTTATTTGCTCCCCTGA
- the LRRC36 gene encoding leucine-rich repeat-containing protein 36 isoform X2: MAEQWDLDEEGVRRLGALTLEQPELVESLSLQGSYAGKIHSIGDAFRNFKNLRSLDLSRNLITSLKGIQYLCSLQELNLYYNNIPSLVEVSRLQPLPFLKELDLRLNPVVRKDTDYRLFAVYTLQTLEKLDDRAVRESERKAAKLHFSQLGNSENFLLEVEKSSREKTMKNCVTDESSTSKINANVDNRIETDSNKGLFIPFPNREIKDSLTSTSATQDNAIPDQKLDTFPLGTQEVARREIPSDNHQEDEFRRYSSRQSTVRSPEKMTREGYRLSFLDNKSSGSSPEKDLILKPDTYQLTHDVSLGKRLDVGDSSQIHPYQLPSDVCLENYDSHYSQNLCLHGSLGKRPQRSKNYREYSIKPSNDTKATTSHSCGDLLTSLSNPDSSTGRLLKLSSDLYATTHFNSDPALLVNAEQQLSTSVSDLTPAHGSFPNNPALGDSLRTLLLPTGTSEHRESLTKRSLSPSRRGFKRKDNILAALNPKIGFRDATGSEPLSSDLGSLHGLPGNHSPPISARTSHVATVLRQLLELVDKHWNGSGSLLLNKKFLGPARDLLLTLVVPAPSQQWCHSHPEDMSKTFRRREMELKEAGHVVPNDMESLKQKLVRVLEENLILSEKIQQLEEGAATLVVSGHQSHTYDDLLRKNQQLNMQVACLNQELAQLKKLEETVALLHESQRSLVVTNEYLLQQLNKEQKGYSGKALLPPEKSHHSGRSSPFGKSTLTSSSPVAHDTGQYLIQSVSDSVPEPSLWS, from the exons GGTATCCAGTATTTATGTTCACTCCAAGAGCTGAATTTATATTATAACAACATTCCTTCATTAGTGGAGGTGTCCCGCCTACAGCCTTTACCCTTCCTCAAAGAATTAGATTTGAGACTCAATCCTGTTGTCAGGAAAGATACAGATTATAGGCTCTTTGCTGTGTACACGCTACAAACTCTGGAGAAACTGG ATGACCGAGCTGTGcgagaaagtgagagaaaagcTGCCAAGCTGCATTTTAGTCAGTTGGGCAAcagtgaaaattttcttttagaggTGGAAAAAAG CTCTAGGGAGAAGACAATGAAAAACTGTGTGACAGACGAGAGCTCTACATCAAAAATCAATGCCAATGTTGATAACAGAATTGAAACTG ACTCAAACAAAGGACTTTTTATTCCCTTCCCTAACCGGGAAATAAAGGATTCCCTAACAAGTACTTCTGCAACCCAGGACAATGCTATACCAGATCAGAAATTAGACACTTTCCCACTGGGAACACAG GAAGTGGCAAGAAGGGAGATCCCAAGTGACAATCACCAGgaagatg AATTCAGACGCTACTCTTCTCGTCAGTCCACAGTCCGATCCCCAGAGAAGATGACTAGAGAAGGGTACCGACTGTCTTTTTTGGACAATAAGTCTTCAGGTTCTTCTCCAGAAAAGGACTTGATACTAAAACCCGATACTTATCAGCTTACCCATGATGTCTCATTGGGTAAACGTCTGGATGTGGGTGATTCTAGCCAGATCCATCCCTATCAGTTACCTTCAGATGTTTGTCTAGAAAATTATGATAGTCATTATTCTCAAAATCTATGCCTGCACGGAAGTCTTGGTAAAAGGCCTCAGAGAAGCAAGAATTACAGAGAATATAGCATAAAGCCTTCAAATGACACGAAGGCCACCACATCCCATTCCTGTGGAGACTTACTGACTTCTCTGTCAAATCCTGACTCCAGCACTGGAAGGCTTTTGAAGCTTAGTTCAG ATCTGTATGCCACAACCCATTTCAACAGTGACCCTGCTCTGCTGGTCAATGCAGAGCAACAATTATCTACCAGTGTCAGTGATTTGACACCAGCACATGGTTCTTTCCCAAACAACCCTGCCCTGGGAGACTCTCTACGGACACTGCTGTTGCCTACTGGGACCTCAGAACATAGAGAGAGTTTGACCAAGAGATCATTAAGTCCATCGAGGAGAGGATTCAAACGGAAGGACAATATACTTGCTGCCCTGAATCCAAAGATTGGTTTCAGAGATGCTACAGGGAGCGAG cctCTCTCTAGTGACCTGGGCAGTTTGCATGGTTTGCCAGGAAATCACAGTCCCCCGATTTCTGCCAGAACCTCCCATGTGGCCACTGTCCTCAGACAGCTCTTGGAGCTTGTGGATAAGCACTGGAATGGCTCTGGCTCTCTCCTCCTTAACAAGAAGTTTCTCG GTCCTGCCCGAGATTTGCTTCTGACTTTGGTAGTCCCTGCTCCTTCCCAGCAGTGGTGTCACTCACATCCTGAAGACATGTCAAAGACCTTCCGGAGAAGAGAGATGGAATTGAAGGAGGCTGGGCATGTGGTCCCCAATGACATG GAAAGCTTGAAGCAAAAACTGGTCAGAGTGCTAGAAGAAAACCTCATTTTGTCAGAAAAAATCCAACAGTTGGAGGAAGGTGCTGCCACCTTGGTGGTGAGTGGGCACCAGTCACACACTTACG ACGATCTTCTGCGCAAAAACCAGCAATTGAACATGCAAGTGGCTTGCCTGAATCAGGAACTTGCCCAGCTGAAAAAGCTGGAGGAGACAGTGGCCCTTCTCCATGAAAGTCAGAG ATCCCTGGTGGTAACTAATGAGTATTTGCTGCAGCAGCTGAATAAAGAGCAAAAAGGTTATTCTGGGAAAGCACTCTTGCCTCCTGAGAAGAGTCATCATTCGGGGAGATCATCACCCTTTGGGAAAAGCACACTGACTTCCTCCTCACCAGTAGCACATGACACGGGTCAGTATCTAATACAGAGTGTCTCAGACTCTGTTCCAGAGCCTAGTTTATGGAGCTAG